The DNA region AGCGTTAGTCGTTTTAGCCTTATCGGCTCATCACCTATGAGCCACGATGATTTATGTCATCATGCACAGATGGATTTTTTACAGATTTACATGGGGATACCAATAAAATCAGTGTCTTGGGATGTGGGCATGCCTCGGCACTCTAGGCCAATCAACATTATATGACTTAAGGTTGCGTGGAAGGTGACACCGCCTCTGCTCGGTACAAGTCGTTCTTGCCATCGCTCTCTTTTAGTCTTTCGAAATCTAATCTGGTTGGGGCGACGGGTGGCGCCTGACTCTTTTGACCTGATGCCAGAGTTTCGGCAAACTTGGAGGCAAGAGTTGGCCGATTAGGAGTCCTGATGAAGCAAAAGAAGATGGCGACAGTTCGTTTACGTCAATTGAGTATAGGGCCTATCGCCCTTGTTATTTTGATTTTAGTTCTAGGGCAATTCGGCGAGAAGTTCCTGGCAGAAGTAACGCTTTTAGATATCCTTACTTATCCGCCGTTTATTCTCTCAGTATGGATACCAACCTATATTTGGGTTGGTCTGAGCTTTCTGAATTTCCGGAAGTTTTTATGCCGAATCGGAGGTGAGGCATCTATGTTTACCAATTCTCGAAACGCGGTCATTATTTTTACACTTATGTCGCTCAGCCCAGAAGAGGGCAGAGCAGACGCTACGGCAGCACTTGCTGAAGAAGTGAAGACCCCGGGCACCGTCGAGTCGATTTCCTCGACCGTGCAAGATCCTGTTGGCATAGCTGGACTGCCAGGGCTGGTTGGGTCGTTTGTTGTTAAGGCAGGCTGTGCCGATGCGTATCGTGTCGTGTCTGATATTGAAAAATACCCTGAGCGTATCGATAAGGTTAAGGAAGTAGCGGTTTTGAAACGTAAGCCCAATGCACTGGTGGTGCGGTATACCGAGGGGGCAATGGGTATCAGCTCGACCACAACCATGCGGTGGAGCTTCACCGGAGAGCCCGCTTGGAGTGTAGGTTCGTTGGTGATTGGGAAGGGTGAGAGTCCCAGTTATACAATGGTACGCTTTCAGCCCACCCAAGATTCTGCTTATTGCCGTTTGAATGTAACGGTGTTTGCTGATGTTAGCTGGTTACCAGGCTTTGCTGTTTCTTGGGTCATGGATGCTTCTCGTGAAGAACTTGCGGGCACATACCGAAAAATGATTGAGAGTGGTCTCGGGAAATGAGTCTCGGTGATTGAAGGTCGAGTTCTGGGGAATGTGGATCTGAACCATTCTCTAATTTTTTTATTCAGGCGTGGGAGGGGAATGGTTTTGAAGAAAATGTTAGGCCTCGCCGTTGTCGTCTTTTTGTTCGGTGGCTGTTCCAAAAAAGAAGAACACCCAACGCTCGATGAAATTTTTGGGGACGGTAGGCTCCTAGACAGCGCTTTATCACACCCCTCCCAGCGAGCCGAACGTACCGGACCACCGCCACCAGCACCACCACCGCTTCCAGAAACCGCTCCCATTGGGTTCAGCGACATTCAAGTTCTACAAGGACCACTTGAGGTAGCGATTGTTCACAAGGAACTTCGTCGCCGCCAAGAGAGCCTTCGTCGGTGTTATGCTTTTAGCCTGAGAGAACATCCTGAGGGCCAGGGTAAAGTTGGTATTCTCATCACTTTTAATGAACGCGGCCGAGTCACTGAGGCGCTTATCTCGGAAAATAGGGTAGGGGAATATTTGTCTGGATGTCTGTTGAGTGCACTGAGAAGATTTCGTTTTCCGGGCAAACCTATTTCCAAAGGACAAGTGCAAGTTCAGTTGGAATTTTCGCTGAAAGAAGTGGGGAATGAATAGATGCTTAAGTTGAGGATACCGATAAGATTTCGCCCATAAAACGATGAAAAGTACGGCTTCGGGTAGGTGCGGGATTTTTGGTATTCACCGGCCAGTTAAATTATAATTTTCTCTTTGAAAATCCGGCGGTATTTATGGATACTCTCTCATGCCTTCACGTGAATCAGCCGAGACCCGTCCAGCGGTCGCCAATATTCCTGATAAATGTCGTGCTATCGAACAAGCGATAGAGCTGGCCACAACCAACAGTATAAAAATCGATGGCACAGAAGAGTTTGGAAACCTGAAATCAAGGTTCTACGAATTTTTTCAACAAAACCGAGTTATTAAAGACCTCTATCCCTACAGTTTCTTTGAGCGAGACAACCATCATTCCACTTCGGGGCTTCTGAAGGCGATTCCCCTAGCAAAAGCGCGGATCACCGCTACTCACGAAAACGCACGGCTTTTACTGGACGAAATCGCTCCATTAATGGCCAAGGCTAAAAAAGTTCAGAACGTAGGAATTGATAAACGTGAAGCAAAGCGGCAAGCCCTCGCTCTGATCGAAGCGGACCGAACTGGGACATTGTTCCATACGGACGGCCCTGCATATAGCTACTATCGTTCTAACCGTAACTGGCTCGGGCGCACATTCCGCTCTCGGCATACATCCTCAAAAGTACTCGCCGACGCTCTAAGGTTACTGGAGGCCCCCGCTGATCCCGGTGCTGTTTACTCCCTAATTTTACAGCTTGATCTACTTAGTGAGAAAACAACGACAAAGAACGAGATCAATAAACTTCTGAGCACTCACCAGGATTGCTTTGGTGATTTACGGGTCCGAAAGTGGATTCGTGTCGCGCACACACCCATGTTCGACTTGATTGATCTACTGATGGTTTTAACGGGTGAACTCGAAGGGCGTGATGGTAAAGTAGGGCTGACTTCGCGCAAAAAACATCAAGAGGACCTCGATGAACTCGAAAAATTCAGGGTCCAACTTGAAAGAAGAAAATCACTTAAGGAGGAACGTGACCGCTGCGCGGCTCTGGCAAAACGACTCGGCGCAGAGTTGCGGCAAGAACAAAAGCACGAGCGCCAGTTACTTAAGAAGATACAAGACCAGATTGATGCCGAGCAGAATTTTCTTAAACGTGAAAGAATTAAATCTCTGGAAGTGGCCTTTTCTGGCGGTATTGAAGAGACGAAACTCTTACGGGCTGCGGAGCAAGACCGTCGTATCAAAATTGCAATTGAAGTGGTTAAGGAATTCAACCCTGCGTTCGAGCCAGACGAGCTTGATGGATTGGTCATCAGTTTACGGGAAGGTTGGGAGTCACTTACTGGATGGACTCAATTAAACCTCCTAGCCAATCAACTCCTGAGGGAGGAA from Deltaproteobacteria bacterium includes:
- a CDS encoding AgmX/PglI C-terminal domain-containing protein: MKKMLGLAVVVFLFGGCSKKEEHPTLDEIFGDGRLLDSALSHPSQRAERTGPPPPAPPPLPETAPIGFSDIQVLQGPLEVAIVHKELRRRQESLRRCYAFSLREHPEGQGKVGILITFNERGRVTEALISENRVGEYLSGCLLSALRRFRFPGKPISKGQVQVQLEFSLKEVGNE